Part of the Xanthomonas sp. SI genome is shown below.
GCACCGCGGCCACCACTTGCTCGCGCACCTTGGCCAGCGGCTGGGTCTGCTCGGGCAGGTGCTGGGTGACGCGAATCAGCACGCTGTGGTTCGGGCCCAGGGTGATCGGATCGCTGACCGTGCCGTCCTGCACCAGCGTGTCGGAGAACGCCGCACGCAGCACCGCAGGCTGCGCGGCGATGCCGCTGCCGTCGGCGCGCGAGAACGGCCCCAGGGTCTGCACCGGCAAGCCCACTTCCTTGGCCGCCGGCGCCAGCGCGGTCGGGTTCTTCAGCACCAGGTCGACCAGCTTGCCGCTCAGATCGCTGTAGACCTTCTCGTTGTCGGCCTGCAGCTGCTCGCCGGCCAGCTGGTCGCGCACCTGCTCGAAGCTCTTGCCCTGGCCGCCTTTGATCTCGCGCAGCTGGATCACGTGGTAGCCGAACTCGCTCTTCACCGGGCCGACGATGTCGCCGGCCTTCATCGCGAACAAGGCGTCCTCGAAAGGCTTGATCATCACCCCCCGCTCGACCCAACCCAGGTCGCCACCGGCGTTCTTGGAACCCGGGTCCTCGGAATTGGCGCGGGCCAGCGCGGCGAAATCGGCGCCGGGCTGCTTGGCCTCGGCCGCGAGCTTGGCGGCCTTGGCCTCGGCGGCCTTCTGCGCCGCCGGATCCTTGCCGGCACTGATCAGGATGTGCGAGGTCAGGCGCTGGTCGGGCTCGACGAAGCGGGCCTTCTCGTCCTCGTAGCGCTTGCGCAGCGCCGCCTCGTCGGCCGGCTTGGCCGGCGGCAGCTTGCTCGCGTCCAGCTCGACGTATTCGATCGACACCCGCTCAGGCTGTTTGAAGTCGGCCTGGTGCGCGTCGTACCACTGCTGCACCTGCGCGTCGCTGACCGGGGTGGTGTCGGCCGGCTGTTCCGGCAACAGCGCCAGGTCGACATCGCGGGTTTCGCCGAGCATCTTCAGCAGACGCTCGGATTCCTGCTTGGTCGCGAACGCCGATTCCATCAGCGCGGACGGAATCAACGACTGCTGCAAACCATCGCGCACCAACTGGTCGAACATCGCCGGCGTCCGCGGCGGGGTGCCCGAGGCCAGCGCCAGGCGGTAGCGTTCCGGATCGAACTTGCCGTCTTTCTGGAACGCCGGAATGGTGGCGATGTAGTCGCGGACCGCGGCATCGCCGACCACCACGTGCGCCTGCTCGGCGGCCAGCTTCACCACCTGCTCGTCGATCAACTGGTCGAGCACCTTGCGCTTGTTGTCGGCGCTCTCGAACTCGCGCGGATCGAAGTTCTCGCCCTGCTGCTCGCGCGCCTGCATCCGCGCTTCCTCGAAGCGCGCACGGAACTGCTCGGTGCTCACCTCGTGGTGCTGCCACAGGAACGACACCGGCCACCACGACGGCGCCGACGACCACCACGACGGCGGCGCCTGCACCTTGGCGACGTTGTTGGCACCGACGCCACCGAGGTAGCTGCTGTCGATGACGAACAGGAACGGAATCATCAACAGGCCGATGATCGCGGTGGCGATCCAGCCCGAGGTCTTTTCGCGGAGTTTCTGCAGCATTGGTTGGGAACCGAGCCTGTTGGCGAGCCGCGCAGTTTAACCCGCTTCACGCCCTGCGGCGGAATGGCGTGCCGCGGCGCGTGCGCCCGCATGAAATCCGCGGCCCGCATGGCGGTCGCCGGCAAGGCATTCCGGAAAAAAAGAAACCCCCGATCGCTCGGGGGTTTCGCGTACAAAACTGGCGGAGTGGACGGGACTCGAACCCGCGACCTCCGGCGTGACAGGCCAGCATTCTAACCGACTGAACTACCACTCCGCTTTTTGAACGGAGGCAGGCACGAGGCCCGCAATCTCTAGGTATCTGCGCAGCGCAAGGCGCGGCGGATGCTTCGAGAAACGAAACCCCCGATTTCTCAGGGGCTTCGGTGCAACTGGCGGAGTGGACGGGACTCGAACCCGCGACCTCCGGCGTGACAGGCCAGCATTCTAACCGACTGAACTACCACTCCGCTTTTGAAACTTGCCGCTCGGTGCTCTGGTGGGTGCTGAGGGTTTCGAACCCCCGACCCTCTCCGTGTAAAGGAGACGCTCTACCGCTGAGCTAAGCACCCTAGCGAGTCGATTAGTTTACGGCATCCTTCAGCGCTTTGCCAGCCTTGAAGGTCGGATTCTTCGACGCGGCGATCTTGATCGAGTCGCCGGTCTTCGGGTTGCGGCCGGTGCGCTCGGCACGGTCGCGCACCTGGAAGGTGCCGAAGCCAACGAGGGTCACGCTGTCGCCCTTCTTGAGCGCCTTGGTGACTTCGGACACGAAGGCGTCGACGGCGCGACCGGCTTCGGCCTTGGAGATATCCGCAGCGGCGGCGATAGCGTCGTTCAGTTCGGCTTTATTCATTTCTTGATGACTCCATGTGCGGCAGAAAACCGCGGAATTGAGGATCGGGTGTCGGCGTGGCCTGCCTCGTCAGCGACGAGGCCCCGATTGATGTTTTCACTACCAAGCACGCGCGTTGGCAGTGCTCGCAAGTCGTGCATTTATACCAGCGGCCTCCCACCCGCGCAAGCCGAAAAGCCAGCAACGGCGCGGGTTTGAGCCACTTGGGCGGGCGCGGTTCAGCGCTCTTCAGTGCTTGACGCGGGCGTTCGAGGATGCTTTCGGCTTGGGCTTGCGCCGCACCGGTTCGCCCTCGGCGGCGGCCGCGACCTTCGGCTTCAGCGGCGTCTCCAGCGCCAGGTCGAGCACCTCGTCGATCCACTTGACCGGCACGATCTTCAGGTCGCGGGTGACGTTCTCCGGAATGTCGGCCAGATCCTTGCGGTTCTCCTCCGGGATGATCACCGTGTGGATGCCGCCGCGCAGCGCCGCCAGCAGCTTCTCCTTGAGTCCGCCGATCGCCGAGACGCGACCGCGCAAGGTGATCTCGCCGGTCATCGCCACATCGGCCTTGACCGGCACCTTGGTCAGCATCGACACCAGCGAGGTCACCATCGCGATGCCGGCGCTGGGGCCGTCCTTCGGCGTGGCACCATCGGGCACGTGCAGATGCACGTCGTGCTTCTGCAGGAAGTCGACCTCGATGCCGAGCCGCTCGGCGCGCGAACGCACCACCGACAGCGCCGCCGAGGCCGATTCCTTCATCACGTCGCCGAGCTGGCCGGTCAGGATCACCGCGCCCTTGCCCGGAACCAGGGTCGATTCGATCTGCAGCAGATCGCCGCCGACTTCGGTCCAGGCCAGGCCGGTGACCAAGCCGACTTCGTTCTGCTCCTCGGCGCGGCCGAAATCGAAGCGGCGCACGCCCAGGTACTTGTCCAGGTTCTTGGAGCCGACGCTGACCCGCGCCTTGTCCTTGCGGACCGCCGCGCCCTTCTTCGCCGGCGCCTTCTTGGCTACCGCAGGCTGCGGACCGGCCAGCGCGATTTCCTTGACCACCTTGCGGCAGATCTTGGCGACTTCACGCTCGAGGTTGCGCACGCCGGATTCGCGCGTGTAGTAGCGCACGATGTCGCGGATCGCGTCGGCGGCGATCTCCAGCTCGTCGCCCTTCAGGCCGTTGGCCTTCAGCTGCTTGGGCACCAGGTAGCGCATGGCGATGGCCAGCTTCTCGTCCTCGGTGTAGCCGGGGATGCGGATCACCTCCATGCGGTCGAGCAGCGGGCCCGGGATGTTCAGCGAATTGGAGGTCGCCACGAACATCACTTCGGACAGGTCCAGGTCCACTTCCAGGTAGTGGTCGTTGAAGGCGTTGTTCTGCTCGGGATCGAGCACTTCCAGCAGCGCCGAGGACGGATCGCCGCGGAAGTCCATCGACATCTTGTCGATCTCGTCGAGCACGAACAGCGGGTTCTTGCTGCTGACCTTGTTGAGGTTCTGCACGATGCGGCCCGGCATCGAGCCGACGTAGGTACGCCGATGCCCGCGGATCTCCGCCTCGTCGCGCACGCCGCCGAGCGACATGCGCACGAACTTGCGGTTGGTGGCCTTGGCGATGGACTGGCCGAGCGAGGTCTTGCCGACGCCGGGCGGGCCGACCAGGCACAGGATCGGGCCCTTCATCTGCTTCACCCGCGACTGCACCGCCAGATATTCGAGGATGCGGTCCTTGACCTTCTCCAGGCCGTAGTGATCGGCGTCCAGCGTTTCCTGCGCAACCTTCAGGTCCTTGCGTACCTTGCTGCGCTTCTTCCACGGCACGCCCAGCAGCCAGTCGAGATAGTTGCGCACGACCGCGGCTTCGGCCGACATCGGCGACATCTGCTTGAGCTTGTTGAGTTCGGCCTTGGCCTTGGTTTCCACCGGCTTGGGCATGCCCGCCTCGGCGATCTTGCGCGCCAGTTCTTCCAGTTCGCCGGGCGCGTCATCCAGGTCGCCCAGTTCCTTCTGGATCGCCTTCATCTGCTCGTTGAGGTAGTACTCGCGCTGGCTCTTCTCCATCTGCGACTTGACCCGGCCGCGGATGCGCTTCTCCAGCTGCTGCACGTCGATCTCGCCGTCGACCAGGCCGACCAGCATCTCCAGCCGCTCGCCCACTTCCAGCGTTTCCAGCAGGCGCTGCTTGTCGGCCAGACGCACGCCGATGTGCGCGGCGATGGTGTCGGCCAGGCGGCCCGGCTCGTCGATGCCCGACAGCGTCTGCAGCAGCTCCGGCGGCAGCTTGCGGTTGGTCTTGACGTACTGCTCGAACAGCGACATCAGCGAACGCGCGATCGCCTCGACCTCGCGCTCCTCGCGCGACTCGGCAGCGTCGATCTCGACGCCTTCGCCCTGTAGCGCGCCGTCGCGTTCGACCACCTTGTCGACGCTGACCCGCGACAGCCCCTCGACCAGCACCTTGATGGTGCCGTCGGGCAGCTTCAGCAATTGCAGCACCTGCGCCAGAGTGCCGACGTTGTACAGGTCGGCGGCCACCGGATCGTCGGTCTCGGCGGATTTCTGCGCGACCAGCAGGATGCGCTTGTCGGCCTCCATCGCGTGCTCGAGCGCGCGCATCGATTTGTCGCGGCCGACGAACAGCGGGATGACCATATGCGGGAAGACCACGACGTCGCGCAACGGCAGGACCGGCAGGTCGAGGACTTCGGATTTGGACTGGGCCATGAGGGTTCCGATGTGGGGTGCGGGAATGCGGAAAAGGCGGGCATAAAAATGCCGATGGCCCCGTTATGGGGCCATCGGCTGGACGATGCAAGGGCAGCGAAAAAGCCCCTTTTCTTTCAATCGTTTAGCCAGTCGCGAAGGCCGCAGCAGGACAGCGCCGCGGCTTCACCCGGCACTCACTCGGCCGAGGCCACCTTCGGCGCCGGCGGTGGGGTCTGATAAATCAGGTACGGCTCGGACTTGTGCTCGATCACCGACTCGTCCACCACCACCTTGCTGACGTTTTCCTGCGACGGCAGCTCGTACATCGTGTCCAGCAGCACCGACTCGACGATGGTGCGCAGGCCACGCGCGCCGGTCTTGCGCTTGAGCGCCTTCTTGGCGATGGCCAGCAGCGCGTCGGGCCGGAATTCCAGCTCCACGCCTTCCATCTCGAACAGCTTCTTGAACTGCTTGGTGATCGCGTTCTTCGGCTCGGTCAGGATCCGGATCAGCGCCGGCTCGTCCAGTTCCTCGAGCGTGGCGACCACCGGCAGGCGGCCGACGAACTCGGGAATCAGGCCGAACTTGATCAGGTCTTCCGGCTCCACTTCCGCCAGGATCTTGCCGACTTCGCGCTTGCGCTCGGAACTCTTCACCTTGGCGCCGAAGCCGATGCCGCCGACGTCGTTGGAGCGCTGCTGGATCACCTTGTCCAGGCCGGCGAACGCGCCGCCGCAGATGAACAGGATGTTCTTGGTGTCCACCTGCAGGAATTCCTGCTGCGGATGCTTGCGCCCGCCCTGCGGCGGCACCGACGCCACGGTGCCTTCGATCAGCTTCAGCAGCGCCTGCTGCACGCCTTCGCCAGACACGTCGCGGGTGATCGACGGGTTCTCGCTCTTGCGCGAGATCTTGTCGATTTCGTCGATGTAGACGATGCCCTGCTGCGCCTTGTCGACGTCGTAGTCGCACTTCTGCAGCAGCTTCTGGATGATGTTCTCCACGTCCTCGCCGACATAGCCGGCTTCGGTCAGCGTGGTCGCATCGGCGATCGTGAACGGCACGTTGAGCAGGCGCGCCAGCGTTTCGGCCAGCAGCGTCTTGCCCGAACCGGTCGGACCGACCAGCAGGATGTTGGACTTGGCCAGCTCGACTTCGTCGTTCTTCTGCCGGCTCTCGATGCGCTTGTAGTGGTTGTACACGGCCACGGCGAGCGTGCGCTTGGCGCGCAGCTGCCCGATCACGTACTGGTCCAGCACCTCGAGGATTTCCTTGGGCTTGGGCAGGCTGCTGCGTGCGGACTGCGCCTTCTCCTCGAGCTCCTCGCGGATGATGTCGTTGCACAGCTCGACGCATTCGTCGCAGATGAACACGCTCGGCCCGGCGATCAGCTTACGGACCTCGTGTTGACTCTTGCCGCAGAACGAGCAGTACAGAATCTTGTTGCTGTCGCCGGAACGGCCTTGCCGGTCTTCGCTCATTGCTTCGCTTACCCAGTTACCCCACCCGATGAACGGGGGTTCGATTTCGAGAATAACACAGGGCCGGGAGGACGCTAGCCCGGCCCCGGCCCTGCGGAATACGCTGCGTTTTGCAGTACATGCAAGCCTTATGCCGGCTGGATCGACTCTTCCGGACGGCGCTCCAGCACCTGGTCGACCAGCCCGTAAGCCTGCGCGTCGGCGGCGCTCTTGAAGTTGTCGCGCTCGGTATCGCGGGCGATGGTTTCCAGCGACTGGCCGGTGTGCTTGGCCAGGATTTCGTTCAGCCGCGAACGCAGCGTCAGGATCTCGCGCGCGTGAATGTCGATGTCGGTGGCCTGGCCCTGGAAGCCGCCCAGCGGCTGGTGGATCATCACCCGCGAATTCGGCAGCGCGTAACGCTTGCCGGCCGCGCCCGAGGCCAGCAGCAGCGCGCCCATCGAGGCGGCCTGGCCGATGCAGATGGTGCTCACGTCCGGCTTGATGTACTGCATGGTGTCGTAGATCGCCATGCCGGCGGTGACCACGCCACCCGGCGAGTTGATGTAGATGTTGATGTCCTTTTCCGGGTTGTCCGCTTCCAGGAACAGCATCTGCGCCACGATCACGTTGGCCATGTGGTCGTCGATCGGGCCGACCAGGAAGATCAGCCGCTCCTTCAGCAGGCGCGAATAGATGTCGTAGGCACGCTCGCCGCGGCTGGTCTGCTCGACCACCATCGGAACCAGATTCAAGGCCTTGGTCACATTGTCCACGCGGGAACTCCTGCTCTGTGTCGTCCCTGCACGGGGATGTGCAGGGCTTCGCATCTTGTCGCGCCCCCACGGCTGCGAGGGCTTGGATTGCGTCTCCAACCCGCATGCAACATGCGGGCCGCCGCGAAGCGTCGCCTTACTGGCGGATCGCTTCCTGGAACGTCATCGCCTGCTCGGTGTGCTTGGCGCGCTCGGCGATCCAGTCGATCACCTGCTCTTCCATCACACGGCTCTGCAGTCCACCCATCAATTGGGGATCGTTGCGGTACATCTCAATGACCTGTTCCGGCTCTTCGTAGGTCGAGGCGATCAGGCGCAGGGTTTCCGAGACCCGCTTCGGGTCCAGGCGCAGCTCGTTGCGGCGCGCGACCTCGCCGACCAGCAGGCCGACCAGCACGCGCTTGCGCGCCGCGTCCACGAAGCCCTGGTGCGCGTCGTCCGGCACCTGGCCCGGATCGCGGCCGGAGCGGCGCATCTGCTCCACCTGCTGCGCCAGCATCGAACGCGCTTCGTTCTCGACCAGCCGCGGCGGCATTTCCACCGACGCGTAGGCGGCGATCAGCTGCTCGCCGACCTCGCGGCGCAGCCGGTTCATCAGCGCGCCCTTGAGCTCGCGCTCCAGGTTGATGCGGATGTCCTTGCGGAACTGCTCGGCATCGCCGCTCTTCACGCCGAAGCTCTTGATGAACTCCTTGTCCACCTCCGGCAGCACCGGCGCGGCGACTTCGACCGCCTTCACGTGCACCTGGACCTGCTTGCCGGCGAACTGCGGCACGCGCCAGTCGGCCGGGAAATCGACCGTCAGGGTCTTTTCCTCGTCCTTGGACAGGCCGACCAGGCCCTGCTCAATCGCCGGGAACATGACGCCCGAGCCGATCACGCTGCTGCCCTTCTCCACGCCCTCGGCGGGCAGGCGCTCGTCGCCGGCCTGCGACCAGGTTTCCAGGGTCACCAGGTCGCCGTCCTGCGCCGGACGCCCGGCGGGCTCCCAGGTGCGGCGCTGCAGGCGCAGGTTCTCGATCATCTGCTCGATGTCGGCGTCGGTGACTTCGGCGGTGTGGCGGATCACTTCCAGCTTGGCCACGTCGATGTCGCCAAAGTCGGGCACCACTTCGAAGGTGGCCACGAACTGCAGTTCGTTGTCGCCGGCGCGGTCGATGCGCGGATTGCCGGCCAGGCGCAGTTCGTGCTCGCGCACCGCCGAGTCGAAGGTCTCGCGCAGCAGGCCGTCCAGCGCCTCGGCGCGGATCTGCGGCCCGAAGCGCTGCTCGATCACCTTCGGCGGGATCTTGCCGGGACGGAAGCCCTTGATCCGCGCGGTGCGCGCGACTTCGCGCAGGCGGCCGCCGATATGGGTCTCCAGGCGCTCCTCCGGCAGGGTGAAGGTCAGACGCCGTTCCAAGGTACCGGTGGTTTCGATCGAAGCTTGCATGTGGACTCCTGCCACCGGGAGCCCACGGCTCTCGGCACGATGTAGAAAGACGGGTTGACGCGGGCACGGGACGGCCGCCGCAGCCGGATAGTTTCGCCTATTCCCGCGGTGCCTGCCAGCGCACCCGGTCGGTCGGCGCCGCTGCAGGCCTGGCGCGGCGGGGGTGCGGACGGGGGGCACGGGGTGCGGCGGGCCGCGCGAGCGGTGCCGGGATGGTGCGAAAGAGGGGACTCGAACCCCTACGCCTTGCGGCACTGGTACCTAAAACCAGGGCGTCTACCAATTCCGCCACTTTCGCGCTGCGGCGCCTGAGCGCGCGCCTGTGCATTGTTGCAGGCCTGCCGGCAAAGAAAAAGGCGCCCGACGCAATGGAGGGCGCCCGGCCCGGCCGGCAGCCGGGGATGCCAGGCGCGCGCCCGTCGATTGGGATGCAGTGCCGCAGGGCTTTGCAATCAATGCATTAGGCCGCCTCGCTGCGAAGATCGAGCGTCGGAATGGCGGCGCGGAGCACACATGCCGTTTCCGCGATCCCGCCGATGGCAAGGTGCCAGGCAGCCTTGTCCTCAGCCCTTGGGCACCCGGCGCCGCCCGCGCACTGCGGCCGGCGCCAGCACGAAGGCCAGCGACATCGGCCGATCGCGCGACGGATCGCGCGGGCGGCTCAGCAACTCGCACAGCCGCTCCAGCAGCGCATTGGCCTCGGCCAGTTCCGCCTCGTTGAGCCAGCCCTTGTTGCGCGCCGCCCACAGTTGCCGGCCAGGGCCGTCGACCTCGACACCAGGCTGCTTCAGGGCCGCCTGGAAGTCGCGCTCGGCGACCTGCGCCAGGCCCTTGGCATAGGCGGCCAGGGCCGCGACCGCCTCTGCGTTGGCCAGGTCGTAGGACAGGCGCAGCGGGACGCCGGCGCTGCCCGCGAGCCGGAACACCCGCTCTCCCGCCGCGCCCTCGCCTTCGCGCACCAGTTCGCTCTCGGCGAGCAGTTGCAGATGGTAGTAGAGCCCGTCCGCCGGCCGGCCCAACTGTTCCGACAGCTCCGCGACGCTGGCCTCTCCACCCAGCGAGGCCAGCGTATCGACCAGTTCCTGCCGTACCGGCGAGGCCAGGAGACGGATATGCGCCGGATCGCGGATCGCGGCGGTGTCGAGCGGGTGTTGGGCTTTTTTCGTCATTTTGAAATTATATGGTATTTTTTCAACACTCTTCCAGAGACACCCTGATGCGAAGCCCGCAACTGCTCCGAGCATTCCTGTTCCTCCTCGCCGCCACGCCAATCCTGGGCGTAGCGCCCGGCCAGGCGGCCGAACGCTACAGTCCCCAGCAATTGCGTGCCGACATCGACGCTCTGCAAGCGGGAATCGCCGCGACCCATCCGCATCCGTCGCATTCGGTCGATCCGGCACAGCTCCAGCTTGCCATTGATGCCTTGCGGCAACGGGCCTCGACCGGGCTGGACCGCGATGCGGCCTGGCGGGACTTCTCCACGCTCAATCCGCTGCTTGCGGACGGCCACTTCTTCGTCGGCTACGCCGACTGGCGCGCAGAGACGGAACAGCATCTGCGCGACGGAGGCGCCCTGTTTCCCTTCGAGATCACGGTCGATGCGCAAGGGCGGGTGCGAATCCTCTCCGAGCTGGGCGGCGCTGCGACGGCGCTTTCCGGCAGCTCGGTCGAGACCATCAATGGCATTCCGGCAGGCGACGTCGCGCGCGCACTGCTCGCGCATGTGCACGGCGACAGCGCGCGTTTCCGCGCCGACTTGCTGTCGCGGCGCTGGTGGTTCTTCTACTGGAAAGTGTACGGCGCGCCCGCGTCGTTCGAACTGACGCTCGCCGGGCCTGCGCAGGCGCGGCTGCGCAGGCCCGCAAGTCGCGCACACCCTTCGATCCTGGTCGGCGAGGACGATTTCGACAGGCAATTCGCCTTCGAACTGCGCCCGGGCGCCGCCGCGGTCATGACCATTCGGACCTTTTCGTGGCCTGAGCAGGCGCCATTCGAGGAGTTCACCCGCCGCGCGTTCCAGCAGATGCAGGCAAGCGGCACGCGCACGCTGATCATCGACGTGCGGCAGAACGGCGGCGGCAACGATGCGATGTGGCTGCAAGGGCTGCTGCCCTACATCGCCGACCAACCCTATCGATGGGCGTCGCGCTACACCAAGAAAGTGCTCCGCGACGACCCTGCGAAACACGAACGGCAGGGCCAGGTGCTGAGCGGAACCGTGGACACCTGGAGCGCTCCGCGCACCGACGATCCGCTGCACTTCGACGGCAAGGTCTACGTGCTGATCGGCCGCGGCACCTATTCCTCGGCGGTGCTGTTCGCCGACACGATGCAGGACTTCGGCTTCGGAACGCTGCTGGGCGAAGGCGCCAGCGTCAGGAGCACGCAGACCGGCGGCGTGCAGAAGATCGCGCTGCCGCAGACGGGACTGGTGCTGTGGGCGCCGCGCCTGCTGCTGGTGCGGCCTTCGGACGCAGCGACGCCACTGTGGCTGACGCCGGACATCGGCATCGACGACGATCCGTTGCATCCCGACGCGATGGTGGACGCGGCGCTGGCGATCGCGGCGGCGAAACGCTGACCGCGTCGCGCGGAAGCGACGCCATGGCCGGCATGCACTTGCGCACGTTCGACGCACAAAAAAACAGCCACTTGGCTTGCGCTAAGTGGCTGCTTGATTTGGTGGGCCGTCAAGGATTCGAACCTTGGACCTATTGATTAAGAGTCAACTGCTCTACCAACTGAGCTAACGGCCCTGAAACTGAGTCGCGCATCTTATGCGCTTTTTTGCTTCGTTGCAACACCCCGCGAAGCAGCGGGTCACACGATCAATGGGGTGGCTGAGGGGACTCGAACCCCCGACATCTGGAATCACAATCCAGTACTCTAACCAGCTGAGCTACAGCCACCATTGAACTCTTGCAACACCCTGTCCGGCACCGGTGTGGCGCGCCCGACAGGAATCGAACCTGTAACCGCCGGCTTAGAAGGCCGGTGCTCTATCCGGTTGAGCTACGGGCGCCCGGGCCGGATTGTCGCATTCCTCTCCGCCGTTTGGACATCGGATTGGTCGGGGTAGAGGGATTCGAACCCCCGACATCCTGCTCCCAAAGCAGGCGCGCTACCAGACTGCGCTATACCCCGGCGGAACACCCTCGCGGCCGAGGCCGGAAAGGTCGGCTATTGTGGGAACCTCGCGGCCCGGTGTCAACGGCACATCGCATTCGCACCGCCTGCGCTATCCTCGCCACTTGCGGCCGATACGGGCCAATCGTCTTTTTTACAGGGAGAAACAGCATGATCCGCAGCGGCAACCCCGCCTTGAAGGAATCCACCTTCCTCGACCTCGGCAGCGGCGCGGTCGTTTCGCGCGACGGCGAGGCGATGACGCTGAACGGCACCATCCACAAGACCGGCGCCTTGCTGCTGCTGACCGTGCTGACCGCCGTGTTCGCCTGGAGCCAGTCGATCTCGGTCGATGGCGCCGGCAACGAAGTGATCGCGCCGGGCATCATCGGTTACGTGCTGGGCGGCGCCATCGGCGGCTTCATCCTGGCCATGATCACTACCTTCAAGAAGACCTGGGCGCCGATCACCGCGCCGCTGTACGCGCTGGTGGAAGGCTTCTTCCTCGGCTCGATCTCGGCGCTGTACGAACACCGCTTCAACGGCATCGTGCTGCAGGCGGTGCTGCTGACCTTCGGCACCCTGTTCGCACTGCTGTTCGCCTACCGCAGCGGGATGATCAAGGCCACCGAGAACTTCAAGCTGGGCGTGGTGGCGGCCACCGGCGGCATTGCGCTGGTATACCTGGCGACCATCGTGCTCGGCCTGTTCAACATCCAGATTCCCTACATCCACGCTTCCGGCACGGTCGGCATCCTGTTCAGCCTGTTCGTGGTGGTGGTGGCGGCGCTGAACCTGGTACTGGATTTCGACTTCATCGAAACCGGCGTGGAACAGGGCGCACCGAAGTACATGGAGTGGTACGGCGCGTTCGGGCTGATGGTCACCCTGGTGTGGCTGTACATCGAGTTCCTGCGGTTGCTGTCGAAGTTGCAGTCGCGCAATTAAGCCGGGAGTCGGGAATCGGGATTGGGGATTCGCAAGAGCGGCTCCCCTGTGATCGATAGCGGAAGTGGCTTCAGACAAACTTCCGAGCAAAAGAAAAGGCGCCGCGAGGCGCCCTTTCTTTTTGTGCGATCTTCCGGCGCGCTCAGAGGCGGCTGGCGATGGCCTTGGCGAAGCCCATGGTGTTGCCGCTGCCGCCCAGGTCCGGGGTCAGCCCGTCCTTGGCTTCCAGCGTGGCGACGATGGCGCTGCGCAGGCGTTCGGCGTTCTGCGGCTGGCCGACATGGTCCAGTAGCTGCGCCGCGCCCAGCAGCAGCGCGCACGGATTGGCCTTGCCCTGCCCGGCGATGTCCGGGGCCGAGCCGTGCACGGCCTCGAAGATCGCCGCGTCGACGCCGATGTTGGCGCCCGGTGCCAGGCCCAGGCCGCCGACCAGGCCGGCGCACAGGTCCGACAGGATGTCGCCGAACAGGTTGGTG
Proteins encoded:
- the tig gene encoding trigger factor, producing MQASIETTGTLERRLTFTLPEERLETHIGGRLREVARTARIKGFRPGKIPPKVIEQRFGPQIRAEALDGLLRETFDSAVREHELRLAGNPRIDRAGDNELQFVATFEVVPDFGDIDVAKLEVIRHTAEVTDADIEQMIENLRLQRRTWEPAGRPAQDGDLVTLETWSQAGDERLPAEGVEKGSSVIGSGVMFPAIEQGLVGLSKDEEKTLTVDFPADWRVPQFAGKQVQVHVKAVEVAAPVLPEVDKEFIKSFGVKSGDAEQFRKDIRINLERELKGALMNRLRREVGEQLIAAYASVEMPPRLVENEARSMLAQQVEQMRRSGRDPGQVPDDAHQGFVDAARKRVLVGLLVGEVARRNELRLDPKRVSETLRLIASTYEEPEQVIEMYRNDPQLMGGLQSRVMEEQVIDWIAERAKHTEQAMTFQEAIRQ
- a CDS encoding helix-turn-helix domain-containing protein, whose product is MTKKAQHPLDTAAIRDPAHIRLLASPVRQELVDTLASLGGEASVAELSEQLGRPADGLYYHLQLLAESELVREGEGAAGERVFRLAGSAGVPLRLSYDLANAEAVAALAAYAKGLAQVAERDFQAALKQPGVEVDGPGRQLWAARNKGWLNEAELAEANALLERLCELLSRPRDPSRDRPMSLAFVLAPAAVRGRRRVPKG
- a CDS encoding S41 family peptidase, which encodes MRSPQLLRAFLFLLAATPILGVAPGQAAERYSPQQLRADIDALQAGIAATHPHPSHSVDPAQLQLAIDALRQRASTGLDRDAAWRDFSTLNPLLADGHFFVGYADWRAETEQHLRDGGALFPFEITVDAQGRVRILSELGGAATALSGSSVETINGIPAGDVARALLAHVHGDSARFRADLLSRRWWFFYWKVYGAPASFELTLAGPAQARLRRPASRAHPSILVGEDDFDRQFAFELRPGAAAVMTIRTFSWPEQAPFEEFTRRAFQQMQASGTRTLIIDVRQNGGGNDAMWLQGLLPYIADQPYRWASRYTKKVLRDDPAKHERQGQVLSGTVDTWSAPRTDDPLHFDGKVYVLIGRGTYSSAVLFADTMQDFGFGTLLGEGASVRSTQTGGVQKIALPQTGLVLWAPRLLLVRPSDAATPLWLTPDIGIDDDPLHPDAMVDAALAIAAAKR
- a CDS encoding Bax inhibitor-1/YccA family protein — encoded protein: MIRSGNPALKESTFLDLGSGAVVSRDGEAMTLNGTIHKTGALLLLTVLTAVFAWSQSISVDGAGNEVIAPGIIGYVLGGAIGGFILAMITTFKKTWAPITAPLYALVEGFFLGSISALYEHRFNGIVLQAVLLTFGTLFALLFAYRSGMIKATENFKLGVVAATGGIALVYLATIVLGLFNIQIPYIHASGTVGILFSLFVVVVAALNLVLDFDFIETGVEQGAPKYMEWYGAFGLMVTLVWLYIEFLRLLSKLQSRN